In one window of Arachis ipaensis cultivar K30076 chromosome B06, Araip1.1, whole genome shotgun sequence DNA:
- the LOC107645494 gene encoding thioredoxin reductase NTRC: MKVMIKPMAQQVSIIFSNSLLPPSTTTTTSSSISASRLRPRPSSFSPSSSSSPLPPLGIGIRIGTQRFTFISSNVILPPCTTSSSRLRVKASSSPPPGKGVENLVIIGSGPAGYTAAIYAARANLKPVVFEGYQVGGVPGGQLMTTTEVENFPGFPDGITGPDLMERMRNQAERWGAELYQEDVEAVDVKSSPFTIQSTDRKVKCHAVIFATGANAKRLGLPREEEFWSRGISACAICDGASPLFKGQILAVVGGGDTATEEALYLTKYASHVHLLVRRHELKASKAMQDRVYNNPNVTVHFNTEAVDVVSNNSGQMSGILVRKVDTKEESVLDAKGLFYGIGHSPNSQLLEGQVELDQSGYILVEKGSAKTSVDGVFAAGDVQDHEWRQAITAAGSGCIAALSSERYLVSKGLLVEFHQPQTEEVKKELTEKDVEEGFDITLTKHKGQYALRKLYHESPRLICVLYTSPTCGPCRTLKPILGKVIDEYDNNVHYIEIDIEEDPEIAEAAGIMGTPCVQFFKNKELLRTVPGVKMKKEYKEFIETNR; this comes from the exons ATGAAAGTTATGATTAAACCAATGGCTCAGCAAGTGAGCATCATCTTCTCTAACTCGCTGCTTCCTCCCtccacaaccaccaccacttccTCTTCCATTTCCGCTTCCAGGCTCCGACCAAGACCCTCCTCCTTCTCCCCTTCTTCTTCATCCTCACCACTTCCACCTCTAG GAATCGGAATCAGAATCGGAACTCAACGATTCACCTTTATCTCCTCCAACGTGATTCTTCCTCCCTGCACCACTTCCAGTTCCAGGCTCCGAGTCAAAGCCTCATCATCACCTCCTCCAG GAAAAGGGGTTGAGAATTTGGTGATTATAGGTTCAGGGCCTGCAGGGTACACAGCTGCAATATATGCAGCACGTGCCAATTTGAAGCCTGTGGTGTTTGAAGGGTACCAAGTTGGTGGTGTTCCTGGGGGGCAGCTCATGACTACCACTGAAGTTGAGAATTTCCCTGGATTTCCAGATGGGATTACTGGACCTGACCTCATGGAAAG GATGCGAAATCAAGCCGAACGTTGGGGTGCAGAATTGTATCAGGAAGATGTTGAAGCTGTTGATGTGAAAAGTAGCCCTTTCACCATCCAAAGTACTGATCGGAAG GTTAAGTGCCATGCGGTCATTTTCGCCACTGGAGCTAATGCAAAAAGGCTAGGACTACCCCGAGAAGAGGAGTTTTGGAGTCGAGGAATAAGTGCGTGTGCAATTTGTGATGGAGCATCACCACTCTTTAAAGGTCAAATTCTTGCTGTTGTTGGAGGTGGTGATACAGCTACAGAGGAAGCATTGTACTTGACTAAATATGCTAGTCATGTTCACTTACTAGTTCGTCGCCATGAACTAAAAGCTTCCAAAGCTATGCAAGATAG AGTGTATAACAATCCGAATGTCACCGTGCACTTCAATACAGAGGCCGTTGATGTTGTGAGCAATAATTCAGGACAGATGTCTGGCATTTTAGTCAGAAAGGTTGATACTAAGGAGGAATCTGTACTTGATGCAAAAGGGCTATTTTATGGCATAGGTCATTCACCAAATAGCCAACTTTTGGAAGGCCAAGTTGAGCTTGACCAGTCAGGTTACATACTTGTTGAAAAGGGTTCTGCAAAAACTTCAGTTGACGGTGTATTTGCTGCTGGAGATGTTCAG GACCATGAATGGAGGCAAGCAATAACTGCTGCTGGATCTGGATGTATTGCTGCTTTATCATCTGAGAGATATCTCGTGAGCAAAGGTCTTCTTGTAGAGTTCCATCAG CCTCAAACTGAAGAGGTCAAGAAGGAACTTACAGAAAAGGATGTTGAAGAGGGCTTTGATATAACACTTACAAAGCATAAGGGACAG TATGCTCTAAGAAAATTGTACCATGAAAGTCCAAGGCTTATATGTGTATTATATACGTCACCAACATGTGGTCCATGTAGGACACTCAAGCCAATTCTTGGCAAG GTAATCGATGAGTATGATAACAATGTACATTACATTGAAATTGATATAGAGGAAGATCCAGAAATAGCTGAAGCAGCCGGAATAATGGGTACACCATGTGTGCAGTTCTTCAAAAATAAGGAGTTGCTGAG GACTGTCCCTGGGGTCAAAATGAAGAAAGAATACAAAGAATTCATTGAAACAAATAGATAG
- the LOC107646286 gene encoding uncharacterized protein LOC107646286 has protein sequence MLNPTSPPFPRAFPFPFPTLPLPLPQFALSLPLLSLTSKLSSTLSVTGLHFGAAPIVPPQPSLSHSQYASSHHHKIEVLSNLAVQISHFPTIFKHFVNRLQPSVANVFVFEPAALVGPPYLSSSALCFPLCLPLHPPSLSLQQRRRRTSMKKRIGEDKD, from the exons ATGCTAAACCCCACATCTCCACCCTTTCCCCGAgccttccctttccctttcccaacccttccccttccccttccccaATTTGCCCTTTCCCTTCCCCTTCTCTCCCTCACAAGCAAGCTTTCCTCAACCCTCTCTGTCACCGGCCTCCATTTCGGTGCCGCGCCGATCGTCCCTCCCCAACCTAGTCTTTCACATTCCCAATATGCTTCTTCGCACCACCACAAGATCGAGGTGCTCTCCAACCTCGCCGTCCAGATTTCACACTTTCCCACTATTTTCAAGCACTTTGTCAACCGCCTCCAACCCTCCGTCGCCAACGTCTTCGTTTTCGAGCCCGCCGCACTCGTCGGTCCTCCCTATTTGTCGTCGTCTGCTCTCTGTTTTCCTCTCTGTCTCCCTCTGCatcctccttctctttctctgcagcaaag aagaagaagaacatcaatgaagaagagaattggTGAAGATAaggattag